AATCGTCGAGAAGGCCGTTATTATCTAATCGTTTAATCTCGCATTTTACCAATAGCGGAAGGAGGACATAATCGTGATTCAACAAGAGAGTCGTTTGAAAGTTGCTGACAATTCAGGAGCACGTGAAATCTTGACTATCAAGGTTTTGGGTGGTTCAGGTCGTAAGTTTGCCAACATTGGTGACATGATCGTGGCAACCGTTAAGCAAGCCATTCCTGGTGGTACTGTAAAGAAGGGTGACGTCGTAAAGGCTGTTATCGTTCGTACTGTTTCAGGAATGCACCGTGCAGATGGTTCATACATCAAGTTTGATGAGAACGCTGCCGTTATCGTTAAAGATGATAAGAGTCCAGTAGGAACTCGTATCTTCGGACCTGTTGCGCGTGAGTTGCGTGACAATGATTACATGCGTATCGTGTCTTTGGCACCTGAAGTATTGTAATTACCATCAATAAATCAAGGAGGAAGCCTCGCATGTTTGTGAAGACTGGTGACAAGGTTAAGGTTATCGCCGGCAAGGACAAGGGCAAAGAAGGCGTTATCGTAAAGACTATCGCTGCAAAGGACCGTGTTGTTGTTGAGGGTGTGAACATGATTAAGAAGCACCAAAAGCCTAATAACCAATACCCACAAGGTGGAATTATCGAGCTAGAAGCTCCTATCCACGTATCAAACGTACAATTGCTTGACCCTTCAACTAATGAACCAACTCGTGTTGGCTTCAAGATTGAAGATGGTAAGAAGGTACGTGTTTCAAAGAAGTCTGGAACGACTTTGTAATTTATCGGTGAAAGGAGGAAATCATTATCATGGCAAGTTTGCTAAAAGAAAAGTACGTTAATGAAGTTCAACCTTCATTGATTGAAAAGTTCAACTACACATCACCAATGCAAGTTCCTAAGATCGAAAAGATCGTTTTGAACATGGGTGTTGGTGACGCCGTATCAAACTCAAAGAACTTAGATGAAGCTGTTGCTGAATTAGAATTGATTGCTGGTCAAAAGCCAGTTATCACTCGCGCCAAGAAGTCAATCGCTGGCTTCCGTTTGCGTGAGGGTATGGCAATCGGTACTAAAGTTACTTTGCGTGGTGAGCGTATGTATGACTTCTTGAATAAGTTGATCAACGTTTCATTGCCACGTGTTCGTGACTTCCGTGGAGTTTCACCAAAGGCCTTTGATGGTCGTGGAAACTACACATTGGGAATTCGTGAGCAACTTATTTTCCCAGAAATCGATTACGATCAAGTTAATCGTGTTCGCGGGTTGGACATCGTTATTGTAACGACTGCTAACTCAGACGAAGAGGGACGTGAAATGCTTACTCAATTGGGTATGCCTTTCGCAAAGTAATAGAAAACAAAACTGTTGATCAGTAGAAATTTATAAAGGAGGCAACATCAATGTCAATGACTGACCCAATTGCAGATTTTTTGACTCGCATTCGTAACGCCAACATGGTTCGTCACGATTCTGTTGAGGTACCTGCATCAAAGATCAAGAAGGACATCGCCGAGATCTTGAAGAACGAAGGCTTTGTTCGTGACGTTGAATACATTGATGATGATAAGCAAGGCGTTATCCGCGTCTTCCTTAAGTATGGTGCTGATAAGCAACGTGTCATCACTGGTTTGAAGCGTATTTCAAAGCCAGGATTGCGTTCATACGTAAAAGCCGATTCATTGCCAAAGGTTTTGAACGGTTTGGGAATTGCTATCATCTCAACTTCTGAAGGTGTTATCACCGATAAGGAAGCTCGCGCCAAGCAAATTGGTGGCGAGGTATTGGCTTACGTTTGGTAATAAAAAAACTAAAAAAGGAGGTATCCTACGATGAGTCGTATTGGTAACAAGATTTTGACTTTGCCTGCCAACGTTGAATTAAAGCGTGAAGGTGACGTTGTTACTGTTAAGGGACCTAAGGGTGAATTGTCACGCGAAATCGCACCAGAGATTACTTTCTCTGTTGACGGTGCTGACGTAAAGTTTGAGCGTCCATCCGATGATGGTCGTATCAAGGCTTTGCATGGTACTACGCGTGCCAATGTTGCTAACATGGTCGAGGGTGTCTCAGAAGGCTTCAAGAAGACTTTGAAGCTAGTTGGTGTTGGTTACCGTGCTGCAAAGCAAGGCGATAAGCTTGTTTTGAACGTTGGTTACTCACACCCAGTTGAATTCGAAGACCGTGATGGTTTGACTGTTGAAGTACCTGATTCATTGACTATCATTGTTTCAGGAATTTCAAAGCAAAAGGTTGGAGATTTATCTGCTGAGATCCGTGCCGTACGTGCCCCAGAACCTTATAAGGGTAAGGGTATCCGTTACGAAAATGAATACGTTGCACGTAAGGAAGGTAAGACTGGTAAGTAATTTATCAGGGTGTGGCAGGCAAAGTGCTTGAGTATTCATCTCAAGCATCACATTACGATGTGGGCCCACTTTGAGGATCGTGAAGCACAATTCCCAAAGTGGACTCATATCGTATGCCTGTTCTGATAAGCGAGGACGCAACGTCTCGTATTTACTTATTTAGTATATCTTTCGGATTTTAAAAAAAGAGGTTACGAACAATGATTACGAAGTCAGACAAGAACAAGGCGCGTCAACGTCGACACGCGCGCGTTCGTGGAAAGATTTCCGGTACTGCAGAGCGCCCACGCTTGAACGTTTACCGTTCTAACAAGAACATCTACGCGCAATTAATTGATGACGTAGCGGGTGTGACGCTTGCTAGTGCCTCAACTTTGGATGCAGCAGTTGAAACTGCACCAAAGACTGAGCAAGCTGCTAAAGTAGGAGCATTGATCGCTGATCGTGCTAAAGCTGCTGGTATTGAAGACGTTGTCTTCGATCGTGGTGGTTACCTATATCACGGACGTGTTTTGGCTTTGGCCGAAGCTGCTCGTGAAGCTGGCTTGAAGTTCTAAGGGAAGGAGGAAAAATAATCATGGCATATATCGATCCTAAGACACTTGGTGAGCTCGAAGAAAACGTCGTAGCCATCAACCGTGTTACTAAGGTTGTTAAGGGTGGACGCCGCTTGCGTTTCGCCGCTTTGGTTGTAGTTGGAGACCGTAATGGTCACGTTGGTTTTGGTACAGGTAAAGCTCAAGAAGTTCCTGAGGCTATCCGTAAGGCTGTTGAAGCTGCAAAGCGCAACATCATTGCTGTTCCAACTGTTGGTACAACTCTTCCTCACTCTGCATTGGGTATCTTCGGTGGTGGCCGCATTTTGGTTAAGCCTGCCACAGAAGGATCTGGAGTAGCTGCCGGTGGTGCTGCTCGTGCCGTTTTGGAATTGGCCGGTGTTGCCGACGTGACTGCTAAGTCACTTGGTTCATCAACACCTATCAACGTTGTACGTGCAACTTTCGAAGCAATCAACCAATTGAAGAACGCTGAAGAAGTTGCTGATTTGCGTCAGGTCTCATTAGAGCACTTGGCAGAGTAAGGAGGCAGAATCATGGCTGAACAAGTTAAAGTTACACTTGTAAAGAGTGCTGCCCACCGTTTGCCAAAGCAACGTGCAATTGTTAAGAGCCTTGGATTGAACAAGGTTTCTTCATCAGTTGTGTTGCCTGACAACGCAGCAACGCGTGGCGCTATTTTCAAGATTGCTCACTTGATTGAAGTTGAAATCGTCAAGTAAGCACAAAATTGCTTTGAAGGAGGAAAAACCCAATGAAGCTTAATGAGCTTACAATTGCCGAAGGCGCACGTCACGTTCGCAACCGTGTTGGACGTGGTGAGTCTTCAGGTAATGGAAAGACTGCTGGTCGTGGTCAAAAGGGTCAAAAGGCTCGTGGTAAAGTACGTTTGGGGTTCGAAGGTGGACAAATGCCTTTGTTCCGTCGTAAGCCAAAGCGTGGATTTACTAACATCAACCGCAAGGAATATGCAGTTGTGAACTTGGACCAATTGAACCAATTCGACAATGGTACTGAAGTGACTCCAACCGTATTGGTTGAAGCTGGTATCATCAAGAAGGAATTGTCAGGCGTTAAGATTTTGGCTAATGGCCAACTTGAGAAGTCATTGACTATCAAGGCCCACAAGTTTTCAGCATCAGCAAAGACAGCTGTCGAAGCTGCTGGTGGAAAGATCGAGGAAATCTAATGCTAACAACCGTGCTCAATTCACTTAAGGAAAAGGATATTCGTAAGAAATTATTCTTTACTTTAATGATTTTGATTGTCTACCGTCTAGGTGCGTACATTACTGTACCAGGAATTAATCCTGCCGCACTTAGTGAGGTTGCAAATTCTGGGCTCGGCAGCATTTTGAATATGTTTAGCGGTGGTGGCTTGACGAATTACTCATTGTTCGCAATGGGTGTCTCACCATACGTTACTGCTCAAATCGTGGTACAACTTCTCCAAATGGACATTGTGCCACGATTTGTCGAATGGTCGAAACAAGGTGAAGTGGGACGACGTAAGTTAAACCAAGTCACTCGTTACTTGACCATCGTCCTAGCTTTTGTACAGTCAATCGGTATTACAGCTGGGTTCAATCAATTGAGTCAAGTCCAATTGGTTTCAACACCAAATTGGCAAACGTATCTCTTGATTGGATTTCTTTTGACATCAGGGACGATGTTCGCGGTTTGGTTGGGTGAGATGATCACTGAACGAGGCCTCGGCCAAGGTGTCTCAATGTTGATTTTTGCTGGAATTATTGCGCGTGTTCCAGCAGGGGTCGTTCAATTAGTCAAAGAAAATGTGTTCCAAAGCTCTGATCAAACACGTGGATGGGCGTTAGTGATTGGTTTGATGTTAATCTTCTTGATTGTCATCGCTTTTGTTACTTGGTTTAACCAAGCTATTCGAAAGATTCCAATGCAATATACGCGTCGTTCAGTCGGATCTGGTGATTCATCGTACTTACCATTGAAGATTAACGTTGCTGGAGTTATTCCAGTGATCTTCGCGTCATCACTTTTGGTGACACCACAAACCATCTTGCAAGCTTTTTCAAGTAAGTATGGTACGACTAATTGGTACACAACTTTGATGGATTGGTTGTCTATGCAAACAATCCAAGGTGGGTTGTTGTACACGCTTCTCATTGTTTTGTTTACGTTCTTCTATGCCTTCGTTCAGGTTAATCCTGAAAAGGTTGCCGAGAACTTACAAAAGCAAGGAAGTTATATTGTCGGCGTTTGGCCCGGACCAGCGACTGAAAAGTGGCTATCTGGCTTGCTTGTCCGTTTATCTGTGGTCGGCGCACTGTTTTTAGGGTTTGTTGCCTTGGCACCAATCTTAGCCACTCATTACTTTGGGTTGGATAGTAATCTTGGCATGTCTGGTACTTCATTATTGATTGTTATCGGTGTTGCTATTGATTTGATTCGTCAACTAGAAGGATTAATGATGAAACGGCAATACGTCGGTTTCATTCAAGAAGGAGCAAAAACAAAATGAGTTTGAATATCATGTTGTTGGGCTTACCAGGTGTTGGTAAGGGTACCCAGGCTGCAAAGATTGTTGAAACTTACGCTTTGCCACACATCAGTACGGGAGATATGTTCCGTGCCGCAATGGCAAACGAAACGGAATTGGGATTGAAGGCTAAGTCATTTATGGACGCCGGAAACTTAGTTCCTGATGAAGTTACGAACGGTATTGTTGAGGAGCGTTTAGCTGAAGACGATACTAAGGCTGGATTCATTCTTGATGGATTCCCCCGTAACTTGGATCAAGCAGTTGCTTTGGATGAGATGTTATCAAAGCAAGACCGTAAGTTGGATGGTGTATTATACTTTACTGCATCAGAAGACGTATTGGTTGAGCGGATGATGGCACGTGGTCGTGCAGACGACACACCCGAAGTAATTAAGAATCGTTTGGAAGTCAACGGTAAGCTAACTGAACCAATTGCCGATTTTTATGAGAAGAAGGGTATTCTTCACAAAATCGATGGTGCCGGTGAACTTAACGCAATCTTCGCTGATGTAAAAGAACTGCTCGATAGTTTGAAGAACGCTTAATATTTATATCAATGGTTT
This is a stretch of genomic DNA from Weissella soli. It encodes these proteins:
- the rplN gene encoding 50S ribosomal protein L14, translated to MIQQESRLKVADNSGAREILTIKVLGGSGRKFANIGDMIVATVKQAIPGGTVKKGDVVKAVIVRTVSGMHRADGSYIKFDENAAVIVKDDKSPVGTRIFGPVARELRDNDYMRIVSLAPEVL
- the rplX gene encoding 50S ribosomal protein L24, with amino-acid sequence MFVKTGDKVKVIAGKDKGKEGVIVKTIAAKDRVVVEGVNMIKKHQKPNNQYPQGGIIELEAPIHVSNVQLLDPSTNEPTRVGFKIEDGKKVRVSKKSGTTL
- the rplE gene encoding 50S ribosomal protein L5, with translation MASLLKEKYVNEVQPSLIEKFNYTSPMQVPKIEKIVLNMGVGDAVSNSKNLDEAVAELELIAGQKPVITRAKKSIAGFRLREGMAIGTKVTLRGERMYDFLNKLINVSLPRVRDFRGVSPKAFDGRGNYTLGIREQLIFPEIDYDQVNRVRGLDIVIVTTANSDEEGREMLTQLGMPFAK
- the rpsH gene encoding 30S ribosomal protein S8, encoding MSMTDPIADFLTRIRNANMVRHDSVEVPASKIKKDIAEILKNEGFVRDVEYIDDDKQGVIRVFLKYGADKQRVITGLKRISKPGLRSYVKADSLPKVLNGLGIAIISTSEGVITDKEARAKQIGGEVLAYVW
- the rplF gene encoding 50S ribosomal protein L6, whose protein sequence is MSRIGNKILTLPANVELKREGDVVTVKGPKGELSREIAPEITFSVDGADVKFERPSDDGRIKALHGTTRANVANMVEGVSEGFKKTLKLVGVGYRAAKQGDKLVLNVGYSHPVEFEDRDGLTVEVPDSLTIIVSGISKQKVGDLSAEIRAVRAPEPYKGKGIRYENEYVARKEGKTGK
- the rplR gene encoding 50S ribosomal protein L18, encoding MITKSDKNKARQRRHARVRGKISGTAERPRLNVYRSNKNIYAQLIDDVAGVTLASASTLDAAVETAPKTEQAAKVGALIADRAKAAGIEDVVFDRGGYLYHGRVLALAEAAREAGLKF
- the rpsE gene encoding 30S ribosomal protein S5; the protein is MAYIDPKTLGELEENVVAINRVTKVVKGGRRLRFAALVVVGDRNGHVGFGTGKAQEVPEAIRKAVEAAKRNIIAVPTVGTTLPHSALGIFGGGRILVKPATEGSGVAAGGAARAVLELAGVADVTAKSLGSSTPINVVRATFEAINQLKNAEEVADLRQVSLEHLAE
- the rpmD gene encoding 50S ribosomal protein L30, giving the protein MAEQVKVTLVKSAAHRLPKQRAIVKSLGLNKVSSSVVLPDNAATRGAIFKIAHLIEVEIVK
- the rplO gene encoding 50S ribosomal protein L15; the encoded protein is MKLNELTIAEGARHVRNRVGRGESSGNGKTAGRGQKGQKARGKVRLGFEGGQMPLFRRKPKRGFTNINRKEYAVVNLDQLNQFDNGTEVTPTVLVEAGIIKKELSGVKILANGQLEKSLTIKAHKFSASAKTAVEAAGGKIEEI
- the secY gene encoding preprotein translocase subunit SecY; this translates as MLTTVLNSLKEKDIRKKLFFTLMILIVYRLGAYITVPGINPAALSEVANSGLGSILNMFSGGGLTNYSLFAMGVSPYVTAQIVVQLLQMDIVPRFVEWSKQGEVGRRKLNQVTRYLTIVLAFVQSIGITAGFNQLSQVQLVSTPNWQTYLLIGFLLTSGTMFAVWLGEMITERGLGQGVSMLIFAGIIARVPAGVVQLVKENVFQSSDQTRGWALVIGLMLIFLIVIAFVTWFNQAIRKIPMQYTRRSVGSGDSSYLPLKINVAGVIPVIFASSLLVTPQTILQAFSSKYGTTNWYTTLMDWLSMQTIQGGLLYTLLIVLFTFFYAFVQVNPEKVAENLQKQGSYIVGVWPGPATEKWLSGLLVRLSVVGALFLGFVALAPILATHYFGLDSNLGMSGTSLLIVIGVAIDLIRQLEGLMMKRQYVGFIQEGAKTK
- a CDS encoding adenylate kinase — encoded protein: MSLNIMLLGLPGVGKGTQAAKIVETYALPHISTGDMFRAAMANETELGLKAKSFMDAGNLVPDEVTNGIVEERLAEDDTKAGFILDGFPRNLDQAVALDEMLSKQDRKLDGVLYFTASEDVLVERMMARGRADDTPEVIKNRLEVNGKLTEPIADFYEKKGILHKIDGAGELNAIFADVKELLDSLKNA